One genomic window of Paramormyrops kingsleyae isolate MSU_618 chromosome 22, PKINGS_0.4, whole genome shotgun sequence includes the following:
- the LOC111836904 gene encoding transcription factor Sox-9-B-like yields the protein MNLLDPFLKMTDEHDKCLSDAPSPSMSEDSAGSPCPSGSGSDTENTRPSENHAVGSNGALSDFKKDEEDKFPVCIRDAVSQVLKGYDWTLVPMPVRVNGSSKNKPHVKRPMNAFMVWAQAARRKLADQYPHLHNAELSKTLGKLWRLLNEGEKRPFVEEAERLRVQHKKDHPDYKYQPRRRKSVKNGQSEAEDGEQTHISPNAIFKALQQADSPASSMGDEHSSGEHSGQSQGPPTPPTTPKTDIPLGKSDLKREGRPLQEGTGRQLNIDFRDVDIGELDVIDAIDVNEFDQYLPPHGHTGMPMGGTGSGQGGPVSYTGSYGISSAQVSQTAAGGGGHGWMSKQQQPQQPAAAQHSLTTLGGEQGQTQQRAPHIKTEQLSPSHYTEQQGSPQPVSYGSFSLQHYSTASYSAGARTQYDYSDHQGGANSYYSHAGGQGSGIYSTFSYMSPTQRPMYTPIADTTGVPSVPQTHSPQHWDQPVYTQLSRP from the exons ATGAATCTACTCGACCCATTTCTGAAAATGACAGACGAGCATGATAAATGTCTTTCTGATGCCCCTAGTCCGAGCATGTCTGAGGATTCCGCGGGGTCTCCTTGCCCGTCAGGATCTGGATCCGACACCGAGAACACCAGACCCTCCGAAAACCATGCAGTGGGCTCCAACGGGGCGCTCAGCGACTTCAAAAAAGACGAGGAAGACAAATTCCCGGTTTGCATCCGCGACGCCGTTTCCCAGGTGCTGAAAGGCTACGACTGGACCCTGGTGCCCATGCCCGTGCGAGTGAACGGATCCAGCAAGAACAAGCCGCATGTGAAGAGACCGATGAACGCCTTCATGGTTTGGGCGCAGGCTGCGCGCAGGAAGCTGGCGGACCAGTACCCTCACCTGCACAACGCGGAACTCAGCAAAACTCTGGGCAAACTCTGGAG ATTGCTGAACGAAGGCGAGAAGCGTCCATTCGTGGAGGAGGCTGAACGTCTCCGAGTGCAGCATAAAAAAGATCACCCCGATTACAAATACCAGCCGAGGCGCAGAAAGTCGGTGAAGAATGGGCAGAGCGAAGCGGAGGACGGCGAGCAGACGCACATCTCCCCCAATGCCATCTTCAAGGCACTGCAGCAAGCCGACTCCCCGGCGTCCAGTATGGGCGACGAGCACTCCTCTGGCGAGCACTCCG GCCAGTCCCAGGGCCCCCCCACGCCTCCTACTACCCCCAAGACCGACATTCCGCTGGGCAAGTCAGACCTGAAACGCGAAGGGCGGCCCCTACAGGAGGGCACAGGCAGGCAGCTCAACATCGATTTCCGCGATGTGGATATCGGGGAGCTTGACGTCATTGACGCTATCGACGTCAACGAGTTTGACCAATACTTGCCACCCCACGGCCACACGGGTATGCCCATGGGTGGCACAGGAAGCGGGCAGGGTGGTCCCGTTTCTTACACGGGCAGTTATGGCATCAGCAGCGCCCAGGTGTCACAGACGGCGGCCGGCGGTGGTGGGCACGGCTGGATGTCCAAGCAGCAGCAGCCACAGCAGCCAGCTGCTGCACAGCACTCGCTAACTACCCTTGGTGGAGAGCAGGGGCAAACCCAGCAAAGGGCCCCGCACATCAAGACGGAGCAGCTGAGCCCCAGCCACTATACCGAGCAGCAGGGTTCTCCGCAGCCCGTCAGTTACGGCTCCTTCAGCCTGCAGCACTACAGCACCGCCTCCTACTCTGCTGGTGCCCGCACGCAATACGACTACTCCGACCACCAGGGCGGCGCCAACTCCTACTACAGTCACGCGGGTGGCCAGGGCTCTGGCATCTACTCTACCTTCAGCTACATGAGCCCTACCCAGAGACCGATGTACACTCCCATCGCTGACACTACAGGGGTGCCCTCAGTTCCCCAGACCCACAGTCCACAGCACTGGGATCAGCCAGTGTACACACAGCTCTCCAGGCCTTAA